Proteins encoded together in one Candidatus Kaiserbacteria bacterium window:
- a CDS encoding ion transporter: MKKSSFPKVKKQLTTLFHKRTRKSIIFNRVLILLNVAVFGIFLLEAANPGHSFTKVLEIVFGTLFLLEYLARLWISPRRLSFVFNVFSVIDILVIVSLFAPLLVGNLALLRVLRSLKILRTYYLVNLAKKESKTIYQYSATLESLLNFFVFLAIMTAIVFVAEAQFNPHINSYLDALYFTVSTLTTTGYGDVTAAGPWGKMLSVVAMLIGITLFLQLTRTIFHGAKVHYTCPNCGLSAHDIDAIRCKHCGEPVKHKHSSLTS, translated from the coding sequence ATGAAGAAAAGTTCTTTTCCCAAAGTAAAAAAGCAACTCACTACTCTCTTTCACAAGCGCACTCGTAAAAGCATTATCTTTAACCGGGTGCTTATCCTCTTAAACGTAGCAGTTTTTGGCATTTTCCTATTAGAAGCTGCAAATCCAGGACATTCTTTCACGAAGGTGCTGGAAATTGTATTTGGTACTCTTTTCCTCTTAGAGTATCTTGCGCGCTTATGGATTTCACCCCGAAGGCTCTCGTTTGTCTTTAACGTCTTTAGCGTAATAGATATTTTAGTCATTGTCTCACTCTTTGCACCACTTTTGGTAGGAAACTTGGCACTTTTGCGAGTTTTGCGCTCACTCAAGATCCTTCGCACCTACTACTTGGTGAATTTAGCCAAAAAAGAGAGCAAAACTATCTACCAATACAGCGCAACTCTTGAAAGTCTACTCAACTTCTTTGTGTTTCTCGCAATAATGACAGCCATAGTCTTTGTTGCTGAAGCACAATTCAATCCACATATAAATTCCTACCTTGATGCACTATACTTCACTGTTTCCACCCTTACAACAACTGGCTATGGTGACGTCACAGCTGCAGGACCGTGGGGCAAAATGCTCTCTGTGGTGGCTATGCTTATAGGTATTACCCTCTTTTTGCAACTTACGAGAACTATATTTCATGGGGCAAAAGTGCACTATACATGCCCAAATTGTGGCTTAAGCGCTCATGATATCGACGCAATCCGATGTAAACACTGTGGTGAGCCAGTTAAACACAAGCATTCTTCACTCACTTCATAG